One window of the Williamwhitmania taraxaci genome contains the following:
- a CDS encoding type II toxin-antitoxin system RelE/ParE family toxin, whose product MAYKVILDPAVSHDIEESIEWYNNAQSGLGIKFYRQVGIAIKTLQKNPFGFAIRYKSSRTVLVQKFPFMIHFFVDTEKEIIVVTAILHTSRNPELWGTME is encoded by the coding sequence ATGGCCTATAAGGTTATTCTTGATCCTGCCGTTAGCCATGATATTGAAGAAAGCATAGAGTGGTATAACAACGCACAATCCGGACTGGGAATTAAGTTCTACAGGCAGGTTGGTATTGCTATTAAAACGCTTCAGAAAAACCCCTTTGGATTTGCCATTCGCTATAAGTCCAGCCGTACTGTCCTAGTGCAGAAATTCCCGTTTATGATTCACTTCTTTGTCGATACCGAAAAGGAAATTATTGTAGTTACCGCCATTCTTCATACAAGCCGCAACCCAGAATTGTGGGGCACAATGGAATAG
- a CDS encoding C25 family cysteine peptidase: MIKRFTRVSAMAMMALGFIQPLAAQVRLQSSTGNAISVDFKMEAYGHTTVSTSQGEAFLYTFEHAARLQEKGAPDLPKYTRSVIIPDNAKMVMEVIPGEFEEFTNVLVAPSKGVITRDKDPQQIPFTFGKEYTENKFYPEELATLASPYIIRDFRGQAISFNPIQYNPVTKTVRIYKGITVKLIAKGNSTVNAIQRTASLSEVDGTFAPLYANHFLNYSSSRYTPIGETGGKMLIICPASYMDEIAPFVAWKNSIGIQTQVVDYATIGSAAALKTYVTNYYNQNGLTFLLLVGDNAQVPTSSTTAGDSDNNYGYIVGSDHYLDIFVGRFSAETEAQVTTQVNRTIYYERDLSASDASISKGVGIASNEGGTGGDDGESDEVHMGNIKTDLQGYGYTISNCYQNGGSASSLSTLINNGTGIINYVGHGSNTSWASMVYTSANVSALTNVNKYPFIISVACVVGNFKSLTCFAETWLRATYNNQPTGALVFCGSTINQSWASPMCAQDKMNDLLVANTYKLYGGMFVNGMFQMIDEYSTDGMNMADTWTIFGDPSVYMRTPSHPNGPTATTSCGVPANLVASNVAQTSATLTWGAVTSASSYGLRYKLSSATTWVDVASLTATSYNLSGLTANSTYDFQVKTTCASGTSAYSATKQFTTTASASCGVPASLAASNIAQTSANLTWGAVTSATSYALRYKLSTATAWTSVASITATSYSLSGLTASSIYDFQVSATCASGTSAYSATTQFTTLSAGGSYCAVGSTRFSYEWIAKVAMNTFTNSSAGSAYTDYTSKIIALATGSNTVTLTPGFASSAYSEYWAVYIDYNNDYDFDDSGELVFSGNGTAAVTGTITVPTSATGSTRLRVVMKYNAAPAACGTSYGDGEAEDYTVTFSGTTPPLPTTYCTSKGNSSTDEWISKVVIGSFQNVSTASGYTDFSAKTVSVTAGQSYAVTLTPSFSGSAYSEFWKVWIDINGDGDFTDSGEELFSNSGSAAVSGTITIPANLALNTRMRISMKYNAAPTACESFSYGEVEDYTVAITRGSGRQEFTDPVTETSILSIFPNPASTTATLQLNDSYLGDVQLMVIAMDGKVVYSQQEAKPDNAFEICLPVTQLAKGTYSVVVFEGAKKISKRLIVE; encoded by the coding sequence ATGATCAAACGTTTTACACGTGTATCCGCAATGGCCATGATGGCGTTGGGATTCATTCAGCCGCTTGCCGCACAAGTTCGGCTTCAAAGTTCAACCGGCAACGCCATCAGCGTTGATTTTAAGATGGAGGCCTATGGTCACACCACCGTTTCCACTTCGCAAGGGGAGGCATTTCTCTACACCTTCGAGCACGCCGCACGCTTGCAAGAAAAAGGTGCACCAGATTTGCCAAAGTACACACGATCAGTAATTATCCCCGACAATGCTAAAATGGTAATGGAGGTAATTCCAGGCGAATTCGAAGAGTTTACCAACGTGCTTGTTGCTCCCTCAAAGGGCGTTATCACAAGGGATAAGGATCCACAACAGATTCCGTTCACCTTTGGTAAGGAGTATACGGAAAATAAGTTCTATCCTGAAGAACTCGCAACACTCGCTTCGCCCTACATTATCAGAGATTTTCGAGGACAAGCAATCTCGTTCAACCCAATTCAGTATAATCCGGTAACCAAAACGGTTCGTATTTACAAGGGTATTACGGTAAAGTTGATTGCTAAAGGAAATTCCACTGTAAATGCAATACAACGCACTGCTTCTCTCTCGGAAGTGGATGGCACATTTGCTCCTTTGTACGCAAATCACTTTCTAAACTACAGCAGTAGTCGCTATACTCCAATTGGAGAAACGGGTGGTAAGATGCTTATCATTTGCCCTGCTTCCTATATGGATGAGATTGCACCATTTGTGGCTTGGAAGAATTCTATTGGAATTCAAACACAGGTTGTAGACTATGCTACTATTGGCAGTGCCGCTGCACTAAAGACTTATGTTACCAACTATTATAACCAAAACGGATTAACCTTCCTTTTGCTTGTTGGTGATAACGCGCAGGTGCCTACCTCTTCCACAACTGCCGGCGATTCGGACAACAACTACGGATATATCGTTGGAAGTGATCACTACCTCGATATTTTTGTAGGTCGTTTCTCTGCAGAAACAGAGGCGCAAGTTACCACTCAGGTGAATAGAACCATATACTACGAGCGTGACCTCTCTGCGAGTGATGCTTCCATCTCGAAAGGTGTTGGTATTGCTTCGAACGAAGGTGGCACAGGTGGCGATGATGGCGAAAGCGATGAAGTTCACATGGGCAACATAAAGACCGACCTACAAGGCTATGGCTACACCATCAGCAACTGCTATCAAAATGGTGGAAGTGCATCGTCGCTTTCAACCCTTATTAACAATGGTACTGGTATTATTAACTATGTAGGACATGGATCCAACACGAGTTGGGCTTCGATGGTTTACACCAGTGCTAACGTAAGTGCACTAACCAATGTGAATAAATACCCATTTATAATTTCCGTGGCTTGCGTTGTGGGTAACTTTAAATCGTTAACCTGCTTTGCCGAGACATGGCTTAGGGCAACCTATAATAATCAACCAACCGGAGCACTCGTGTTCTGTGGCTCTACCATTAACCAGTCGTGGGCTTCGCCAATGTGTGCTCAGGACAAGATGAACGACCTCTTGGTTGCCAATACCTATAAGCTGTATGGCGGCATGTTTGTAAATGGCATGTTCCAAATGATTGACGAGTATAGCACCGACGGTATGAACATGGCTGATACTTGGACCATCTTTGGTGATCCATCGGTGTATATGCGCACTCCAAGCCATCCTAATGGACCAACCGCAACAACCTCATGTGGCGTTCCTGCCAACTTAGTTGCTAGCAATGTGGCTCAGACTTCTGCCACCCTAACATGGGGAGCGGTAACCTCAGCGTCTTCTTACGGGTTACGTTACAAGCTAAGTAGTGCTACCACCTGGGTTGATGTTGCGAGCCTTACTGCAACCAGCTATAACCTTTCGGGTTTAACCGCTAATAGCACGTATGATTTCCAAGTTAAGACAACCTGTGCTTCTGGAACCTCTGCTTACAGTGCAACAAAACAATTCACTACTACCGCATCTGCTTCGTGCGGAGTTCCTGCCAGCTTAGCGGCAAGCAATATTGCTCAAACCTCGGCCAACCTCACATGGGGTGCTGTAACCTCGGCAACGTCTTATGCTCTTCGCTACAAGTTAAGCACTGCAACGGCATGGACTAGCGTAGCAAGTATTACTGCTACCAGCTATAGCCTATCGGGCTTAACGGCTAGCAGTATCTACGATTTCCAAGTAAGCGCAACCTGTGCGTCCGGAACGTCGGCCTATAGTGCTACCACACAGTTCACCACGCTTTCGGCTGGTGGATCGTATTGTGCAGTAGGTTCTACCCGTTTCTCTTACGAGTGGATTGCCAAAGTTGCGATGAACACGTTTACCAATAGTTCTGCAGGTTCGGCCTATACCGACTATACCAGCAAGATTATCGCACTGGCAACGGGTAGTAACACGGTTACGCTTACTCCTGGTTTTGCCAGTTCAGCATACAGCGAGTACTGGGCTGTATATATCGACTATAACAATGACTACGACTTCGACGATAGTGGTGAACTCGTTTTCAGTGGGAATGGAACCGCCGCTGTTACCGGAACCATAACGGTTCCTACTTCAGCCACAGGTTCAACTCGTCTAAGGGTTGTAATGAAGTATAACGCTGCTCCTGCTGCTTGCGGTACTAGCTACGGCGATGGTGAGGCCGAAGATTATACGGTTACCTTTAGCGGAACTACACCTCCATTACCTACAACTTACTGCACATCGAAGGGCAATAGTTCTACCGATGAGTGGATTTCAAAGGTGGTAATTGGTTCGTTCCAGAATGTTTCTACCGCTTCGGGATATACCGACTTTTCGGCAAAAACAGTAAGTGTAACGGCAGGTCAAAGCTACGCAGTGACGCTTACACCGAGCTTCTCCGGTTCGGCTTACAGTGAATTTTGGAAAGTATGGATCGACATTAATGGCGATGGTGACTTTACCGATTCGGGTGAGGAATTATTTAGTAATTCGGGTAGTGCTGCAGTTTCGGGAACAATTACTATTCCTGCAAACCTTGCTCTTAACACCCGTATGCGCATTAGTATGAAGTATAATGCTGCTCCTACCGCATGCGAGAGTTTCTCTTACGGTGAGGTAGAAGACTATACGGTTGCGATAACTCGTGGAAGCGGTAGACAAGAGTTTACTGATCCTGTTACCGAAACGAGCATTCTATCTATTTTCCCAAATCCAGCATCGACTACCGCAACACTTCAACTTAATGACAGCTACCTAGGCGACGTACAGCTAATGGTAATTGCTATGGATGGAAAAGTGGTGTATAGCCAACAAGAGGCTAAGCCAGACAATGCTTTTGAAATTTGTCTTCCAGTAACGCAACTTGCTAAGGGAACTTATTCCGTGGTTGTTTTTGAAGGAGCGAAGAAAATTAGCAAAAGATTGATCGTAGAATAG
- a CDS encoding sodium-translocating pyrophosphatase — MIANPIFWIIPIASIIGLIFAWKFFVEMMKADEGTDLMKKIASYVRRGAMSYLWQQYKVVSIVFVILALFFAFLAYGLHVQNGWVPFAFLTGGFFSGLAGFFGMKTATYASARTANAARTSLNAGLKIAFRSGAVMGLVVVGLGLLDISIWYLVLNYFVDEPVATHKLVVITTTMLTFGMGASTQALFARVGGGIFTKAADVGADLVGKVEAGIPEDDPRNPATIADNVGDNVGDVAGMGADLYESYCGSILATAALGASAYLSAGYDLQFKAVIAPMLIAAVGILLSIIGIFLVKTKEGATMKQLLAALGFGVNVSSVLIAGATFFILWWLGLDRWQWISMSVVVGLLVGIVIGKSTEYYTSQSYKPTQDVAGSSATGPATVIISGLGLGMLSTAIPVLSVGVGIILAFLFASGFDFANLSMGLYGIGIAAVGMLSTLGITLATDAYGPIADNAGGNAEMAGLEPEVRKRTDALDSLGNTTAATGKGFAIGSAALTALALLAAYIEEVKIGLVRIGQHVLTFTDGTTVEVAKADIADFMNYYQINLINPKVLVGMFLGSMMAFVFCGLTMNAVGRAAQKMVEEVRRQFREIKGIMTGETEPDYERCVAISTLGAQRAMILPSMLAIIVPILTGVVFGVSGVMGLLVGGLTAGFVLAVFMANAGGAWDNAKKYIEEGNLGGKGSDAHKAAVVGDTVGDPFKDTSGPSLNILIKLMSMVSIVMAGLTVTYSLL; from the coding sequence ATGATTGCAAATCCTATCTTTTGGATTATTCCCATTGCTTCTATTATCGGATTGATCTTCGCGTGGAAGTTCTTTGTCGAGATGATGAAAGCTGATGAAGGAACGGACCTTATGAAAAAAATTGCATCCTATGTAAGGCGCGGTGCAATGTCCTATCTCTGGCAACAATACAAGGTTGTTTCCATTGTGTTTGTAATTTTGGCGCTATTCTTCGCCTTCTTAGCGTACGGTCTTCACGTACAGAATGGCTGGGTTCCCTTTGCTTTCCTTACGGGTGGTTTCTTCTCCGGATTAGCGGGTTTCTTTGGTATGAAAACCGCAACCTATGCATCGGCTCGTACTGCAAATGCTGCTCGTACTTCGCTTAATGCTGGGCTCAAGATAGCTTTCCGTAGTGGAGCCGTTATGGGTCTGGTTGTAGTGGGGCTTGGTCTGCTCGATATTTCTATTTGGTATTTGGTTCTAAACTATTTTGTGGACGAACCAGTTGCAACGCATAAGTTGGTTGTTATCACTACCACCATGTTAACCTTTGGTATGGGTGCTTCTACTCAAGCACTCTTTGCCCGTGTGGGTGGGGGTATTTTCACGAAGGCCGCCGATGTGGGTGCCGACTTAGTGGGTAAAGTGGAAGCGGGAATTCCCGAAGATGATCCACGCAACCCAGCTACCATTGCCGATAATGTTGGCGACAACGTGGGAGACGTGGCTGGTATGGGTGCCGACCTTTACGAGAGTTACTGTGGTTCCATTCTTGCTACTGCTGCTCTTGGTGCTTCGGCTTACCTTAGCGCTGGCTACGATTTGCAGTTTAAGGCAGTTATTGCGCCCATGCTTATTGCTGCGGTGGGTATTCTGCTTTCCATCATTGGTATTTTCCTCGTGAAAACCAAGGAGGGTGCTACCATGAAGCAGCTGCTTGCAGCCCTTGGGTTTGGTGTAAATGTAAGTTCGGTGCTGATTGCCGGTGCTACCTTTTTTATCCTTTGGTGGCTTGGACTCGACCGTTGGCAGTGGATCTCCATGTCGGTGGTAGTTGGCCTCTTGGTAGGTATTGTTATAGGAAAATCGACAGAATACTATACCTCTCAATCGTATAAACCTACACAGGATGTTGCTGGTAGTTCCGCTACAGGCCCAGCAACCGTTATCATCTCAGGTTTGGGTTTGGGTATGCTTTCCACTGCCATCCCTGTGCTATCTGTAGGTGTTGGTATTATTCTAGCCTTCCTATTTGCATCTGGTTTCGACTTCGCAAACTTATCCATGGGTCTTTATGGTATTGGAATTGCAGCGGTGGGAATGCTTTCCACGCTAGGTATTACCCTAGCCACCGATGCTTACGGTCCTATTGCCGATAATGCTGGCGGTAACGCCGAAATGGCCGGTCTTGAGCCGGAAGTTCGCAAACGTACCGATGCCCTCGACTCGTTGGGCAACACCACTGCCGCTACTGGTAAGGGTTTTGCCATTGGCTCTGCAGCCCTTACTGCACTGGCTTTACTTGCTGCCTATATCGAAGAGGTTAAGATTGGTCTTGTCCGTATTGGTCAGCACGTGCTCACCTTTACCGATGGCACAACAGTAGAAGTGGCAAAGGCAGACATTGCTGACTTTATGAACTACTACCAGATTAACCTTATCAATCCAAAGGTGCTGGTAGGTATGTTCCTTGGTTCAATGATGGCTTTTGTGTTCTGCGGTCTTACCATGAATGCTGTGGGTCGTGCTGCTCAAAAGATGGTTGAAGAAGTTCGTCGACAGTTCCGCGAGATTAAGGGAATTATGACTGGCGAAACCGAACCCGATTATGAGCGTTGCGTTGCTATTTCCACCCTTGGTGCTCAGCGTGCCATGATTCTCCCTTCGATGCTGGCAATTATTGTCCCCATTTTAACTGGCGTTGTTTTTGGCGTTTCGGGCGTTATGGGATTGCTCGTAGGAGGTTTAACTGCCGGATTTGTATTGGCTGTTTTTATGGCGAATGCCGGTGGTGCTTGGGATAATGCTAAGAAGTATATCGAGGAAGGCAATCTTGGCGGTAAAGGTTCCGATGCTCACAAGGCTGCTGTAGTGGGTGATACCGTAGGCGATCCATTCAAGGATACTTCCGGACCAAGCTTAAACATCCTCATTAAGCTAATGAGCATGGTTTCCATTGTAATGGCTGGGCTTACCGTTACCTATAGTTTGCTGTAG
- the kal gene encoding 3-aminobutyryl-CoA ammonia lyase, which yields MNKSIIRVRMSSHDAHYGGNLVDGAKMLQLFGDVATELLIRNDGDEGLFKAYDAVEFIAPVYAGDYIEAVGEITNIGNSSRKMTFEARKVIVPRPDISDSACDVLDEPIVVCRASGTCVVPKQSQRKS from the coding sequence ATGAATAAGTCAATTATACGCGTAAGAATGAGTTCGCACGATGCTCACTATGGTGGAAACCTAGTGGACGGAGCTAAAATGCTTCAGCTGTTTGGTGATGTTGCTACCGAACTACTCATCCGCAACGACGGCGACGAAGGTCTTTTCAAAGCATACGATGCCGTTGAGTTTATTGCCCCAGTTTATGCTGGCGATTATATTGAGGCTGTTGGCGAAATCACCAACATTGGCAACTCTTCCCGCAAAATGACCTTCGAGGCCCGCAAAGTAATTGTTCCCCGCCCCGATATTTCCGACTCCGCCTGCGACGTGCTCGACGAGCCCATCGTAGTTTGCCGCGCCAGCGGAACATGCGTAGTACCTAAGCAAAGCCAACGCAAATCTTAA
- the kdd gene encoding L-erythro-3,5-diaminohexanoate dehydrogenase, whose amino-acid sequence MMKKGNKYGTHRVIEPKGVLPQPANKIDNNMDIVYDNEILINVLTLNIDSASFTQIEEQAGGDEKKIAEIMMDIVAKQGKHRNPVTGSGGMLLGIVEKIGSALEGKIDLKVGDKIATLVSLSLTPLRIDKIKAIRKDIDQVDIDGKAILFESGIYAKIPSDIPEKLALSALDVAGAPAQTAKLVKPGDTVFIIGAGGKSGMLCCYEAKRRAGVTGKIIGLCHSEKSAKRLIDLGFCDHVFTADATLPVAVLEKMEELTNGQMADVTINNVNIPDTEMASILCTKDTGVVYFFSMATSFTKAALGAEGVGSDVTMIVGNGYTKGHAEITLELLRESDKLRKVFTELYA is encoded by the coding sequence ATTATGAAAAAAGGCAACAAATACGGAACACACAGAGTAATTGAACCAAAAGGTGTTCTTCCTCAACCAGCCAACAAGATTGACAACAATATGGATATCGTTTACGATAACGAAATCCTAATTAATGTGTTAACCCTGAATATTGACTCTGCCAGCTTTACCCAAATTGAGGAGCAAGCCGGTGGCGACGAAAAAAAGATTGCCGAAATCATGATGGACATTGTTGCCAAGCAAGGCAAGCACCGCAACCCAGTTACCGGTTCAGGTGGTATGCTCCTCGGTATTGTCGAGAAGATTGGTTCCGCTCTCGAAGGTAAAATCGACCTAAAGGTTGGCGACAAAATTGCTACCCTTGTTTCGCTTTCACTTACACCACTTCGCATCGACAAGATTAAAGCTATCCGCAAGGATATCGACCAGGTGGACATCGACGGAAAGGCTATCCTTTTCGAAAGCGGTATCTACGCTAAGATCCCTTCCGATATTCCTGAGAAGCTTGCACTTTCGGCGCTCGATGTGGCTGGTGCTCCTGCACAAACCGCTAAGCTGGTTAAGCCAGGCGATACCGTGTTTATCATTGGAGCCGGTGGAAAATCGGGTATGCTTTGCTGCTACGAGGCTAAGAGAAGAGCTGGTGTTACAGGAAAAATCATTGGTCTTTGCCACAGCGAGAAGAGCGCTAAGCGCCTTATCGACCTAGGCTTCTGCGATCACGTTTTCACCGCAGATGCAACACTACCAGTTGCTGTTCTTGAGAAAATGGAAGAGCTTACCAACGGTCAGATGGCTGACGTTACCATTAACAACGTAAACATTCCCGATACTGAAATGGCCAGCATTCTTTGCACCAAGGACACCGGAGTTGTTTACTTCTTCAGCATGGCTACCAGCTTTACAAAGGCTGCGCTAGGTGCCGAAGGTGTAGGTAGCGATGTTACCATGATAGTGGGTAACGGTTACACTAAGGGTCATGCCGAAATCACCCTCGAGTTGCTCCGCGAAAGCGATAAGCTGCGTAAGGTGTTTACTGAACTCTACGCATAA
- the kce gene encoding 3-keto-5-aminohexanoate cleavage enzyme has protein sequence MEKLIITAAISGAEVTKEHNPAVPYTIEECVREAGLAYKAGASIIHLHVRNDDGTPTQDKNRFKAVMDAIKAKYPEVIIQPSTGGAVGMTDDERLQPTELKPEMATLDCGTCNFGGDDVFTNTENTIKYFGKRMIELGIKPECEVFDKSMIDMALRLAKKGFIKSPMHFDFVMGVNGGISGDLRDFIFMRGSIPADATYTVAGVGRYEFTLAAAAIIDGGHVRVGLEDNVNISKGVLAKSNGELVEKVVRLAKEFGREIATPAEARVILGLK, from the coding sequence ATGGAAAAACTGATTATTACAGCAGCCATTTCGGGCGCAGAGGTTACAAAAGAACACAATCCAGCCGTTCCTTACACCATTGAAGAGTGTGTGAGAGAAGCAGGTTTGGCATACAAGGCAGGAGCCAGCATTATTCACCTACACGTGCGCAACGATGACGGCACTCCTACCCAGGACAAGAATCGTTTCAAGGCAGTGATGGATGCCATTAAGGCGAAATACCCCGAGGTTATTATCCAGCCCTCCACCGGTGGCGCCGTAGGTATGACCGACGATGAGCGCCTCCAACCCACCGAGTTAAAACCAGAAATGGCTACCCTCGACTGCGGCACCTGTAACTTTGGCGGCGACGACGTTTTCACCAATACCGAAAACACCATAAAATATTTTGGAAAGCGCATGATTGAACTCGGCATCAAGCCCGAGTGTGAAGTGTTCGACAAGAGCATGATCGACATGGCGCTTCGCCTTGCCAAGAAGGGCTTCATCAAATCACCCATGCACTTCGACTTTGTGATGGGCGTTAATGGTGGTATCTCCGGCGACCTCCGCGACTTTATCTTCATGCGCGGCAGCATTCCTGCCGACGCAACCTACACCGTTGCCGGCGTTGGACGCTACGAATTCACCCTTGCTGCGGCAGCCATTATCGATGGTGGCCACGTAAGAGTGGGCCTCGAAGACAACGTTAACATCTCCAAGGGTGTTCTTGCCAAATCGAACGGAGAATTGGTGGAGAAGGTAGTTCGCCTGGCCAAAGAATTTGGCCGCGAAATTGCCACCCCAGCCGAAGCAAGAGTAATTCTTGGATTAAAGTAA
- a CDS encoding CoA transferase subunit A, with amino-acid sequence MEKIISAEEAASKVKDGMTIMVGGFLGAGSPDTLLGLIEKNGTKNLTVICNDTSFPDRGLGRLVANKQIAKIIVSHIGTNPCTADQMNSGEMIVEFSPQGTLAERVRAGGAGLGGVLTPTGLGTMVAEGKQVINIDGKDFLLEKPIRADLALIYATTVDHSGNCVYMGTTQNFNPLMATAADMVIVEAEEIVEMGKLNPEQVKTPSIFIDYIVKA; translated from the coding sequence ATGGAAAAAATCATCTCGGCCGAAGAGGCAGCTAGCAAAGTAAAGGATGGCATGACGATTATGGTTGGCGGTTTTCTTGGAGCAGGATCGCCCGATACGCTCCTTGGCCTAATCGAAAAAAACGGAACAAAGAATCTTACCGTCATTTGCAACGACACCTCTTTTCCCGATCGTGGACTGGGACGCCTTGTTGCCAACAAGCAAATAGCTAAGATTATCGTTTCGCATATTGGCACCAACCCTTGCACTGCCGACCAGATGAACAGTGGTGAAATGATTGTGGAGTTTAGCCCTCAAGGAACCCTTGCCGAGCGCGTTAGAGCCGGAGGAGCTGGCTTAGGCGGTGTGCTTACCCCAACTGGACTAGGAACGATGGTTGCCGAAGGAAAACAGGTGATTAACATCGACGGAAAGGATTTTTTGCTTGAAAAACCTATCCGCGCCGACCTCGCCCTTATTTACGCTACCACCGTGGATCATTCAGGCAACTGCGTTTACATGGGTACCACTCAAAACTTCAACCCATTGATGGCCACCGCGGCCGACATGGTAATTGTGGAGGCTGAAGAAATTGTTGAGATGGGCAAACTCAACCCAGAGCAGGTAAAAACCCCGTCTATCTTTATCGACTACATCGTAAAAGCATAA
- a CDS encoding magnesium transporter CorA family protein, with product MITYWQIIKNGLLPLQSFVSGNVINVVNPTTEEINILKNTFKISEDFLTDIMDIDERSRMEHEDDKLYIIYRVPFYNPDNGIPYATMPLGIIISDQAFIVIAQHDNDVVSEVFASGGRRISEFQNNSEFLLNIINHATNTYLRYLKQINYQTNVIEKDLEKSTKNKELHKLLIMEKCLVYFTTSLRSNLMLINKIKSPKHIHYTRLPDDDLEDAIIEINQAIEMTNIYSNILSGMMDAFASVISNNLNIVMKQLTVVTIMLMIPTVVSSFFGMNVPNSLETNNYAFLIILGLSVALAVLGVLLIRTKKWI from the coding sequence ATGATTACATACTGGCAAATCATCAAAAACGGCCTTTTACCCTTACAATCATTTGTGAGCGGTAACGTAATAAACGTAGTAAACCCAACAACCGAGGAGATTAATATCCTCAAAAACACCTTTAAAATTTCCGAAGATTTCCTCACCGACATCATGGATATCGATGAGCGTTCGCGCATGGAGCATGAAGATGACAAGCTCTACATCATCTACCGTGTACCATTCTACAACCCCGACAACGGTATCCCCTACGCTACCATGCCGCTGGGTATTATCATTTCCGACCAGGCGTTTATTGTGATTGCGCAACACGACAACGATGTAGTTTCTGAAGTATTTGCCTCGGGAGGTCGCCGTATCAGCGAGTTCCAGAACAACAGTGAATTCCTCCTCAATATTATCAACCACGCCACCAATACCTACCTGCGCTACCTAAAACAGATTAACTACCAGACCAATGTTATTGAAAAGGATTTGGAGAAATCAACCAAAAATAAGGAGTTACACAAGTTGCTGATCATGGAAAAGTGCTTGGTTTACTTTACCACCTCCTTGCGCTCCAACCTCATGCTCATCAATAAGATTAAAAGCCCCAAGCATATACACTACACACGCCTTCCCGATGACGACCTTGAGGATGCTATTATTGAAATAAACCAGGCCATTGAGATGACAAACATCTACAGCAACATTCTTTCTGGAATGATGGATGCCTTTGCCTCGGTAATATCCAACAACCTCAACATTGTGATGAAACAGCTTACGGTGGTTACTATTATGCTGATGATTCCAACGGTGGTTTCGAGTTTCTTTGGTATGAACGTGCCTAACTCGCTTGAGACTAACAACTACGCTTTCTTAATTATTCTTGGGCTTTCAGTTGCACTTGCCGTGCTTGGCGTATTGCTCATTAGAACTAAAAAGTGGATCTAG
- a CDS encoding T9SS type A sorting domain-containing protein: protein MIKKIIFSLLTLGCAMHVLAQQPIIEANKTWNIAQCASLGDVCTTNCYKFGGTVEVGGKNYTELLFSVITKPTEWSSVGFLREDGTGKVFYRLNTSSGEVLLYDFSLTAGNVVELPSVGSGQCCSSTTTVDSVKVINYQGVDRKTLYVSSKNLNSQGDYGKTFSVWIEGVGSKLGLLQPTDCLYTGSYFYLLCSSVADQLIYQRSQTSSCTITSVNNEDLQREVVISSNAGNLAITNNSYEPVSVALYTTDGKLQCNFSVLQGASESISKSSLVSGIGIVSVTSTRFAFSKKVMIE, encoded by the coding sequence ATGATAAAAAAGATCATTTTCAGTTTGTTGACTCTAGGTTGCGCAATGCATGTCTTAGCACAGCAGCCCATTATTGAAGCCAACAAGACTTGGAATATTGCGCAGTGCGCTAGCCTTGGTGATGTTTGCACCACTAATTGCTACAAATTTGGTGGCACTGTTGAGGTGGGTGGGAAGAACTACACCGAGTTGCTCTTCTCTGTCATTACCAAGCCTACGGAGTGGAGTAGCGTGGGCTTCCTCCGCGAGGATGGCACTGGGAAGGTTTTTTATCGGCTCAATACCAGTAGCGGCGAGGTGCTGCTATACGACTTTTCGCTGACGGCTGGTAATGTTGTTGAGCTGCCAAGCGTGGGTTCTGGTCAGTGCTGTTCATCAACCACGACTGTCGATTCCGTTAAAGTCATAAACTACCAAGGGGTAGATAGAAAAACGCTCTATGTTTCCTCGAAGAATCTAAATAGTCAGGGCGATTATGGTAAAACGTTCTCCGTTTGGATTGAAGGGGTTGGTTCTAAGCTTGGCTTACTGCAACCCACCGATTGCTTATATACGGGAAGTTATTTCTATCTCCTTTGTAGCAGTGTAGCCGATCAACTTATTTACCAACGTTCTCAAACGTCCAGTTGCACTATTACTTCCGTTAATAATGAGGATTTGCAGCGGGAGGTAGTAATATCCTCCAATGCCGGAAACCTCGCTATAACCAACAATTCCTACGAGCCAGTTTCGGTTGCGCTATACACCACCGACGGGAAGTTACAGTGCAACTTTTCTGTTTTGCAAGGTGCTTCCGAGTCTATTTCAAAGAGCAGCTTAGTATCCGGTATAGGCATTGTTTCCGTAACCTCAACGAGATTTGCGTTTAGCAAAAAGGTAATGATTGAGTAG